The following DNA comes from Chrysiogenes arsenatis DSM 11915.
CGCAGGTCATAGTTAATCCACCAGCTCAGAAGCCCAGCAGCCACGGCCGGAATAGAAAAAAACGTTCCGCCCATAATGGCGTAATATGACGAAGCCTCATAGTGTGGGTTGCGCTCAACAAGGAACATGAACAACATGAAAGCCGCAAAGAACTTCAAGGCAATAGGGAAATGGACGAGTGCCGGATGGGGGTGAAAGCGGCTATATAAACTTGCCAGAAATTCCTTGGTGGTCGATTCCCCTTTTTCTTCAAGAATCTTCGGCGCTGACTGCAAAGTGTCAATCTTTTGCAGCCGTTCCAGCACTTCAGCGCCATGTGGTGCCGCTTGCATGGCTGCGGTCAGGTCTTCTCCGGCGTAATGAATTTTCGCGTGGACACCATTGCGCCACATGCGGCTTGGGGTAGCATCGTACACTTGCCCTTTATAGCTGAAATACGCTGGCTGACCATCTTTTCCGCTGAACCGTTTGAGCTGTTCCGGCTTCATGACCCCTCCTTTTTCCAAAGTTTACGCAGAGCAAAATTGAGCGGTTTGGTGAAATAATCATCAAGCCCCTGAAGTTGATCATTCTGGAATTTTTTCCATGGTTTCACCTGATAACCCCATCACCCGTTTCATCTCAGCAACAAGCACCCTGGTAATAAGCGGCTTCGATACATACCCATCAAACCCTTCTTCCAGAAAACGCTCTCTATCACCACGCATTGAGTGAGCCGTCACCGCAATAATCGGCAGGCGCAGGCCACTACTCTGCTCTTTTCTGCGGATTTCTTTCAGGGTTTCTTCACCGTTCATAACCGGCATCTGGATATCCATCAAGACCAAGTCGAATGTGCCTTGCTCCAGAGCGGTAAGGCACTCTCTGCCATTCTCGACGACAACAATGTCAATCCCCAGTATTTCAAACAGTGAAGCCCCGAACTTTATGCTGATTTGATCATCTTCTGCATACAGTACCCGCAGCGCAGGCCCATCCCAGCCGGTTGCTGTTTGTGGTGTGGCAGCCTGAATGGTGACGATTTCTTTGGCAACAAAAAAAGGAAGCGTGACGCTGAAGCAACTACCGACACCCTGGGTACTTTCGACGGTTATCGTGCCACCCATAAGTTCCGCCAGCGACCGGCTGATGGTCAGGCCGAGTCCTGTGCCGCCGTAATTGCGGGTCATCGAACCATCTTGCTGGGTAAAGGCTTTGAATATCTGCTCAATGGATTCTGCTGCGATACCGATGCCAGTGTCACGCACATCGATACGGATCAACACCGTGGCATCGTGCTTTTCCAGTAGGTGCACGGAGACGGTAATGCTCCCCGTAGCCGTAAACTTGACAGCATTTCCCAGCAGGTTGAGGAGGATCTGTTTGATGCGGAGCTGGTCGCCCACCAGCAGATGAGGGATCTTTTCCGCGATTTCAACTTGAAGTTTGAGCCCTTTTTTGTGCGCGACGGCTTCCTGCAACAGGATGCTGTCATACATACACTGATTCAGGCTGAAAATGGCTGGCTCAACAATAATCTTCCCAGCTTCTATCTTGGATAGGTCAAGGATATCACTGAGGAGTGACAACAGGTTTTTACCGGAAAGCCTGAGGAGCTCGACATACTCGCGCTGTTTTGCGGTCAGTTCGGTCATCTCCAGAAGTTGGGCCATACCAAGTACGCTGTTCATCGGGGTGCGGATCTCATGGCTCATATTGGCCAGAAACTGGCTTTTGGCTATATTAGCCGATTCGGCGGCGACTTTGGCTTGGAGTAAATCGGCTTCCGCTCGTTTACGTTCTGTAATATCGTTAATAATAAGCCAGTATTCTCCGTTCTGCCCCAGTGTAACCTGCAGATGCGCCCAGAAGAGTTCGCCACCGACACGCATCAGACGCATCTCCCACTCCTGCGCAGTGCTTGTTTCCATGCACTGTCTGAGATGTTGAGAGAAGGTGAGTTGGCTCTCTCTGAGCATTATCCGGCTGATCCCCTCATTGACAAGCAGGCTCCGGACGACGCCAAACATGGTAGCTGCCGCAAGATTGACGTCTTGAATAATATTTTTCGCCGTGATGGTCACATAACATGCAGGAGCCAGATCATACAGGTCGAAGTAGCGTGCCTGTGAGGCATCCAGTTCCGCCTGCGCACGCCGCAGTTCCTCATTCTGCATCTCCAGCTCAATCTGATGCACCTGCAGTTCGTGGAATAATTGTTTCATTTCCTCCGGTGAAGTCGATGCAGGAATGAGGTTTTCGCTTGACCGGAATAACTCCTCGGCACGCTGTCGGAGATCCTGGGCGGTTACGGGTGGTATGGCTGCCATGGTTGTGCTCCTTTTTATTCCTCGATAATGCTTGCCCGCTCAGTCGTTGCAATCGCATAGACTTCACCAACTTCATTCAACAGAGCGGTGGCGGTCAGCCACACGTCCAGTATCTTGCCATCTTTAGCGATCCGTTGGGTGCGATACGGCTCCAGAATATCTTTGCGGCTCAACTGCTTCAGCCGTTTTATCTCTTCCGTGCGGAGCTCTTCCGGGATCAGTTCGCGGATATGTCGCTTCAGCGCCTCTGCCTCGCTCCAACCGTACATCCTGACCGCCGCCGGATTCCATGACATGATGTTCCCACCCATGTCCTGCATCACAACGGCATCGTGTGAATCGCGCACAACCACCGCCATACGGATCAGGTCGTTGGCTGTTTTGAGACGTTCCCTCGTTTGCACAATCTCGGTGATATTGACAAACGTGATGACCGCCCCTTCGATCACATTGTCTACGGTGCGGTAGGGGAGAATGCGCATCATGTAACTGACGCCATCCGCTGTTTGTACCTCCACCTCTTTGGGAATCAGGGTACTCAGCACCGTCTGTATATCTGCCATAAAGCTGTTGTATCCAATCAGGTTAGAGGCGAAGTGCGCAATTGAGCGCCCGATATCGCTCAATATCAGATTGACGATCTGGGTTGCGCTGGGGGTAAAGCGGAGAATACGCAACTGGAAATCCACAAACACGGTACCGATACCGGTTCCTGCCAGCAGGTTGTTCATGTCATCATTGACTCGTGACAGATCCACCACCTTTGTCTGCAGTTCGGCGTTGATTGTCGCCAGTTCTTCGTTTACCGACTGTAGCTCTTCCTTAGAGGTTTCCAGCTCTTCATTGGTCGACTGCATCTCCTCGTTAATCGACTGCAGCTCCTCGTTGGCGGATTTAAGTTCCTCTTTGGAGGCGTCCATCTCCTCATTGGCGCTCCGGATGTATTCTTCCTTGGCTTGCAATTCCAATTGCAGAGCTGCCAGGCGGGAATCCGTAGTCGATGAGAGAACTCCCGTGCTGTCTGCCTCGACTGGGTTTTGCGCTAGGCCAGAACCACTACCAACCAGTTCGGGAAGCTGGGTAAGTGCCTCTTCCAATACCACCAGAAACAAAGCCGGTTCCGAGACGGCCGGAATGCCCGGTCGCTTAACAGGGTCAGGGCGTGCAGCAACCGGACTGACGCTCAGGTTGACCGTGGTGAAATGACCGTTGGTTTTAACGCGCAGCCCCGAACGGCAGACGACCTCATTGCGTGTGGCAGCTTTGTGCAGGGCAATGGTTAAATCGCTCTGCAGTCCTTCTCGTGCCATCTTCAGGATGTTGTAGTTGTTCGCCCAGCCGGTTGCCGCTTCCAGATACATGCCGGTGCGACCATGCAGATAGAGAATATCGCCACTTCTGTTGACAAGGATACCAGCCTGGATTACCTGTTGCAGCAGCGCCTGTTCTGCCAGTTCCTGCAGCGGAACTTTTGCCGGGAAAGTCCTTCCGACGGCGGGCTGCCGGAGTTCCGCATCCGGATTTGTCATGGGGGGCAAAAACGTTGTTACCGGGATTCGCTTCTCTGAATACCCATTTTCTTTGCGCTGATACAGTTTCTGTTTGCGCTCCAGCGTGGTAAACAGAGTGCTGAATTCACCCACAGTCTCGGACGTGCCCAAAAAGAGAAAACCGCCCGGATTCAACGCATAATGAAATAGTGGAATCACCTTCTTCTGCAACTCACCTCCCATATAGATAAGGAGATTGCGGCAACTGATCAAGTCGAGTTTGGAAAAAGGCGGATCTTTGATCACGTCCTGTTCAGAAAAAATCAGCATGTCGCGAATCCCTTTCTGGATACGATAGGTTTTACCATCAGCTTCCAGAGTGAAAAAGCGCGCCAGCCGTTCCGGTGTGATATCACTGGCAATACCAGCGGCGAAGTAACCTTTGCGCGCCTGGTCAATAGCCTGATTGTCGATGTCGGTCGCAAAGAGTTGTATCGTATACTGTTGCTTCAAGGTTTCCAGATGTTCCTGCAGTAAAATAGCGATGGAGTAGGCTTCTTCGCCGGTAGAACAGCCGCAGATCCAGACCCTGATGATACTGCCGAACGGCTTGTCGGCAAATATGCGCGGGATGATCTTTTCTTTAAGCTCAGCAAAGGCGAGCGGGTCGCGGAAAAAGTTGGTGACGCCAATCAACAGATCACGAAAAAGCGCTTCCACCTCTAGCGGTGTCTGCTGAATATATTTGACATAGCCGTCCAACCTTGTGATCTGATGGACTGCCATACGCCGCTCGATGCGGCGGTTAATGGTGCTTGGCTTGTACAGGGAAAAATCATGTCCTGTCTGTGCACGCAGAATAACAAACACTTTTTTTAGTTCACTCTCAGTCTTGGGTTCCGCGACGGTTGCTGGTCGTGGCGGTTTGCCAAAGGCATGAGCGGCGTATGCTATAAGCTGTGCAGGCATTTCAGCCGCGGGCAGGATATAATCGACTAATCCTGTGTTAATGGCACTACGAGGCATACCGTCATACTCTGTGGATTCAGGAACCTGAACCATCGCCATGCCACCTTCGCCTTTGATCGAACGAAGACCCATCGTGCCATCACTGCCGGTGCCAGAAAGTACGATGCAGATAGCTAACTCGTGCTGATCCTGCGCTAGGGAACGAAAGAAGAAGTCAATCGGCAGCCGATGCCCACGCGGCGCTGACGGTTCTAGCAGTTGCAACGTGCCGTTTAAAAAAGCCATGTCGCAGTTGGGCGGAATGATATAGGTACAATTCGGCTGCACCTCAACCCCATCTACGACTTCAAAGACCTCCATACGGGTATAGCGC
Coding sequences within:
- a CDS encoding DUF2231 domain-containing protein; the encoded protein is MKPEQLKRFSGKDGQPAYFSYKGQVYDATPSRMWRNGVHAKIHYAGEDLTAAMQAAPHGAEVLERLQKIDTLQSAPKILEEKGESTTKEFLASLYSRFHPHPALVHFPIALKFFAAFMLFMFLVERNPHYEASSYYAIMGGTFFSIPAVAAGLLSWWINYDLRWTVIFIIKFWGSMILLASGIATVAIRVFVPEVAYNADTLAWVYHFLFFLQVPVVFVVAYYGGKLSWP
- a CDS encoding PAS domain-containing hybrid sensor histidine kinase/response regulator, with the translated sequence MAAIPPVTAQDLRQRAEELFRSSENLIPASTSPEEMKQLFHELQVHQIELEMQNEELRRAQAELDASQARYFDLYDLAPACYVTITAKNIIQDVNLAAATMFGVVRSLLVNEGISRIMLRESQLTFSQHLRQCMETSTAQEWEMRLMRVGGELFWAHLQVTLGQNGEYWLIINDITERKRAEADLLQAKVAAESANIAKSQFLANMSHEIRTPMNSVLGMAQLLEMTELTAKQREYVELLRLSGKNLLSLLSDILDLSKIEAGKIIVEPAIFSLNQCMYDSILLQEAVAHKKGLKLQVEIAEKIPHLLVGDQLRIKQILLNLLGNAVKFTATGSITVSVHLLEKHDATVLIRIDVRDTGIGIAAESIEQIFKAFTQQDGSMTRNYGGTGLGLTISRSLAELMGGTITVESTQGVGSCFSVTLPFFVAKEIVTIQAATPQTATGWDGPALRVLYAEDDQISIKFGASLFEILGIDIVVVENGRECLTALEQGTFDLVLMDIQMPVMNGEETLKEIRRKEQSSGLRLPIIAVTAHSMRGDRERFLEEGFDGYVSKPLITRVLVAEMKRVMGLSGETMEKIPE
- a CDS encoding chemotaxis protein CheB, translated to MARKKTVATEPEQTALEMVTTPSRPHFPIVGIGASAGGLAAFEAFFSGMPADKDPGMAFVLVQHLAPDHKSILTDLIRRYTRMEVFEVVDGVEVQPNCTYIIPPNCDMAFLNGTLQLLEPSAPRGHRLPIDFFFRSLAQDQHELAICIVLSGTGSDGTMGLRSIKGEGGMAMVQVPESTEYDGMPRSAINTGLVDYILPAAEMPAQLIAYAAHAFGKPPRPATVAEPKTESELKKVFVILRAQTGHDFSLYKPSTINRRIERRMAVHQITRLDGYVKYIQQTPLEVEALFRDLLIGVTNFFRDPLAFAELKEKIIPRIFADKPFGSIIRVWICGCSTGEEAYSIAILLQEHLETLKQQYTIQLFATDIDNQAIDQARKGYFAAGIASDITPERLARFFTLEADGKTYRIQKGIRDMLIFSEQDVIKDPPFSKLDLISCRNLLIYMGGELQKKVIPLFHYALNPGGFLFLGTSETVGEFSTLFTTLERKQKLYQRKENGYSEKRIPVTTFLPPMTNPDAELRQPAVGRTFPAKVPLQELAEQALLQQVIQAGILVNRSGDILYLHGRTGMYLEAATGWANNYNILKMAREGLQSDLTIALHKAATRNEVVCRSGLRVKTNGHFTTVNLSVSPVAARPDPVKRPGIPAVSEPALFLVVLEEALTQLPELVGSGSGLAQNPVEADSTGVLSSTTDSRLAALQLELQAKEEYIRSANEEMDASKEELKSANEELQSINEEMQSTNEELETSKEELQSVNEELATINAELQTKVVDLSRVNDDMNNLLAGTGIGTVFVDFQLRILRFTPSATQIVNLILSDIGRSIAHFASNLIGYNSFMADIQTVLSTLIPKEVEVQTADGVSYMMRILPYRTVDNVIEGAVITFVNITEIVQTRERLKTANDLIRMAVVVRDSHDAVVMQDMGGNIMSWNPAAVRMYGWSEAEALKRHIRELIPEELRTEEIKRLKQLSRKDILEPYRTQRIAKDGKILDVWLTATALLNEVGEVYAIATTERASIIEE